In Panacibacter ginsenosidivorans, the following proteins share a genomic window:
- the nrfD gene encoding NrfD/PsrC family molybdoenzyme membrane anchor subunit gives METSTTLTNEIITNDLLPQKFGKRGMIWTGILIAFCVVGAFAYYMQLKNGLSVTAMRDYVSWGIYISNFVFFVAISLVGSLITAVFRLANVKWSTPLTRIAEIIAVSAIFFASLIIIVDMGRPERLFNLFVYGRLQSPIMWDVIVITTYFFISLLLLFFPLLPDLKILISSKEVLGKSFSKLYRFLGSFWKGTRLQDKLNKRAVNILCIIIIPVAFCIHTVTSWLFATTYRPGWDSTNFGAYFISGAFLVGAGGVLVAMYVFRKVYALEKYITTLHFDKMGRIVVLLALLYLYFNVNEYLVPAFKMKKSEEAHLTGLFTGEYAPLFWFAILAGMIIPIFILIFKRGRNPLPAFIAGILVVVGAWFKRFLIVTPTLLHPFLPMTDVPESYKHYFPSWQEWAIAMGSLAGALLVITFFARIFPIIPIQETINEQHETGNK, from the coding sequence GTGGAAACTTCAACTACTTTAACAAACGAAATAATCACCAATGATCTTCTTCCGCAAAAGTTTGGCAAACGCGGAATGATATGGACAGGCATTTTAATAGCCTTTTGCGTGGTTGGTGCTTTTGCTTATTACATGCAATTGAAAAATGGCTTATCTGTTACAGCGATGCGGGATTATGTTTCATGGGGAATATATATTTCCAACTTTGTATTTTTCGTAGCGATAAGCCTTGTAGGTTCATTAATTACTGCAGTATTTCGGCTGGCGAATGTAAAATGGAGTACACCGCTTACAAGGATCGCTGAGATCATTGCAGTATCAGCGATTTTTTTTGCATCGCTGATTATTATAGTAGACATGGGAAGACCTGAAAGGCTATTTAATCTTTTTGTGTATGGAAGGCTCCAATCACCTATTATGTGGGATGTGATTGTGATAACCACTTACTTTTTCATAAGCCTCCTGTTATTATTCTTTCCTTTACTGCCCGATTTAAAAATCCTTATCAGTAGCAAGGAAGTATTGGGGAAAAGTTTTAGTAAACTATACCGCTTTCTTGGTTCTTTTTGGAAAGGTACAAGGCTGCAGGATAAATTAAATAAACGCGCTGTGAATATCCTCTGCATAATTATTATTCCTGTCGCTTTCTGTATACACACAGTTACATCCTGGTTGTTTGCAACTACCTATCGCCCTGGTTGGGACAGTACCAATTTTGGTGCATATTTTATTTCTGGTGCTTTTTTAGTTGGGGCCGGAGGTGTATTGGTAGCCATGTATGTTTTCAGAAAAGTATACGCTCTTGAAAAATATATTACCACACTTCATTTTGATAAGATGGGCCGCATTGTTGTGTTACTTGCACTACTCTATCTATACTTTAACGTGAACGAATATTTAGTTCCCGCATTTAAAATGAAAAAATCAGAAGAGGCTCATCTTACTGGCCTATTTACAGGCGAATATGCACCACTATTCTGGTTTGCTATCCTTGCGGGCATGATAATACCCATTTTCATTTTGATTTTTAAAAGAGGAAGAAATCCTTTACCAGCATTTATTGCAGGCATATTGGTTGTGGTTGGTGCATGGTTTAAACGATTCCTTATTGTAACCCCTACTTTACTGCATCCATTTCTTCCAATGACGGATGTGCCTGAAAGCTATAAACATTATTTTCCAAGCTGGCAGGAATGGGCTATTGCAATGGGCTCATTGGCAGGAGCATTACTGGTCATTACTTTTTTTGCAAGGATATTCCCGATAATACCCATCCAGGAAACTATAAACGAACAACATGAAACAGGCAATAAATAA
- a CDS encoding 4Fe-4S dicluster domain-containing protein: protein MKNNDTSRRDFLATALLAGVASGCSSNNPFDPGDNKKVPSGEMVKLLSVDGEIIEVDKAFLNPVPEVPTLTNSEERIGIEGKKFVMVIDLSRCKNVGACKVACNHAHHLNPGQNWIKIHAMEDAEHTAPYWQPTTCMHCDEPPCVKVCPVDATFKRKDGIVLIDNERCIGCRFCMAACPYSTRVFNWQEPILEEKIATQHYSCETSVPQKIGTVSKCDFCPDMARKGELPHCVSACPNGVYFFGDMNEDSVTNGAETFRFSDLIKDKAGYRLMEDLGTKPRVYYLPPVNRNFPFESGLEKDTTEKNNSK from the coding sequence ATGAAAAATAATGATACATCACGAAGAGATTTTCTGGCAACAGCTTTATTGGCAGGTGTTGCCTCCGGATGCTCTTCCAATAATCCTTTCGATCCGGGAGACAACAAAAAAGTTCCATCGGGTGAAATGGTAAAATTGCTATCAGTAGATGGGGAAATTATTGAAGTAGATAAAGCATTTTTAAATCCTGTTCCTGAAGTGCCCACACTAACCAACAGCGAGGAGAGAATAGGTATTGAAGGAAAAAAATTTGTAATGGTGATTGATCTTTCCAGGTGCAAAAATGTAGGAGCCTGTAAAGTTGCCTGCAATCATGCCCATCATTTAAATCCTGGCCAAAACTGGATAAAGATACATGCCATGGAAGATGCGGAGCATACAGCTCCATACTGGCAACCTACTACCTGCATGCATTGTGATGAACCGCCCTGTGTAAAGGTTTGCCCTGTTGATGCAACATTTAAACGTAAAGATGGAATTGTACTGATTGATAATGAAAGATGCATTGGCTGTCGCTTTTGTATGGCTGCCTGTCCCTATTCCACAAGAGTTTTTAATTGGCAGGAACCTATACTGGAAGAAAAAATTGCTACACAACATTATTCATGCGAAACAAGTGTGCCACAAAAAATTGGTACTGTAAGTAAATGTGATTTCTGCCCCGATATGGCAAGAAAAGGAGAACTACCGCATTGCGTATCTGCGTGCCCAAATGGAGTTTATTTCTTTGGTGATATGAATGAAGATTCAGTAACCAACGGCGCCGAAACATTTCGCTTTAGTGATCTGATAAAAGATAAAGCAGGCTATCGTTTGATGGAAGACCTTGGCACAAAGCCAAGGGTTTATTATTTGCCTCCGGTAAACCGAAACTTCCCATTCGAATCAGGACTGGAAAAAGATACTACGGAAAAAAATAATTCTAAATAA
- a CDS encoding c-type cytochrome, giving the protein MKSKLIKTVTFITTVLCMFIIISGYKPFYQNKPWAVPDNYKNMKSKVAADKESIAAGKELYATHCKSCHGAKGLGDGTKAAQLKTEPGDFSAAAFQSQSDGSLFYKISEGRDDMPNFKKKIPDQDDIWSVVNYLRTLKK; this is encoded by the coding sequence ATGAAAAGTAAGCTTATCAAAACCGTTACATTTATTACTACCGTATTATGTATGTTTATTATCATATCCGGATATAAACCATTTTACCAAAATAAACCATGGGCAGTACCCGATAATTACAAAAACATGAAAAGCAAAGTTGCTGCTGATAAAGAGTCAATTGCCGCGGGAAAAGAATTATATGCAACACATTGTAAATCCTGCCACGGCGCTAAAGGCCTGGGTGATGGGACAAAGGCAGCCCAGTTAAAAACAGAGCCCGGAGATTTTTCTGCAGCAGCATTCCAATCTCAAAGCGACGGTTCGCTTTTTTATAAAATATCAGAAGGAAGAGATGATATGCCAAATTTTAAAAAGAAAATTCCCGACCAGGATGATATATGGAGCGTTGTCAATTATCTAAGGACTTTAAAAAAATAA
- a CDS encoding DUF5777 family beta-barrel protein, with translation MKLKINKQGYRLTFKLCLASLIFLSCLKLNAQDSTATSEASAAPVKIKPVKNTFQSIWIIDNQTVMVPVKKTLEFDFQHRMGLVNNGSKDLWGLFGSANIRLGVNYSPINKLYVGIGIAKYNMLLDLNAKYSIITQTKNKYAVSVSWYGNAAVDTRKEATLNNGEDIKHNSDRYTFFNQLLIARKISDKLSLQVAPSWSHQNAVWGYYTSYDTATKQYGNTYKTMNNEHFAIAVSGRYKFSNLCSVIFNYDQPLTIHNENNPNPNISLGLEVNTSSHAFQIFIGNYNQLNPQHNNMYNQNNPLGEYTDANKKVHKGYQYLIGFNITRLWNY, from the coding sequence ATGAAACTCAAAATAAACAAACAAGGTTACCGGCTTACATTTAAGCTTTGTTTGGCAAGCCTGATCTTTTTATCATGCTTAAAGCTTAATGCACAAGACAGCACTGCAACAAGTGAAGCTTCAGCAGCGCCGGTAAAAATTAAACCGGTTAAAAATACTTTCCAAAGTATTTGGATCATAGACAATCAAACGGTAATGGTTCCGGTAAAAAAGACATTGGAATTTGATTTCCAGCACAGAATGGGTTTAGTAAATAATGGCTCAAAAGACCTTTGGGGCTTGTTTGGATCTGCTAATATCAGGCTGGGGGTTAACTACTCACCAATAAACAAGTTATACGTAGGAATAGGTATCGCCAAATACAATATGCTGTTAGATTTGAATGCCAAATATTCCATCATCACTCAAACCAAAAACAAATATGCAGTAAGTGTATCCTGGTATGGCAACGCAGCTGTTGACACAAGAAAAGAAGCCACGCTTAATAATGGAGAAGATATCAAACACAATTCGGACAGGTATACTTTTTTCAACCAGTTACTTATTGCGAGGAAAATTTCTGATAAGCTCTCACTGCAAGTTGCACCAAGTTGGTCTCACCAAAACGCAGTATGGGGTTATTATACTTCATATGATACTGCAACAAAGCAATACGGCAATACATATAAGACTATGAACAATGAGCACTTTGCCATTGCTGTATCGGGAAGATATAAATTCTCTAACTTGTGTTCGGTCATTTTTAACTATGATCAACCGTTAACAATACACAATGAGAATAATCCTAATCCCAATATTTCATTAGGTCTTGAGGTTAATACAAGCAGCCACGCATTCCAGATATTTATTGGTAACTATAATCAACTTAATCCTCAACATAATAATATGTACAATCAAAATAATCCATTAGGTGAATATACTGATGCTAATAAAAAAGTACATAAGGGTTATCAATATCTGATCGGCTTTAACATTACCAGGTTATGGAATTATTAA
- a CDS encoding NAD(P)/FAD-dependent oxidoreductase: protein MKVIIIGGGFAGLKLARRLNNKEDIEVTLIDKNNYHQFQPLFYQVATAGLDASNISFPLRKAFQGSKNVHVRLAEVKEIQTANNKIVTDIGDFDYDRLVIATGADTNFFGNDVLKENAFPMKSTVEALQLRNRLIQNFEDALLVKDKDPQALQRMMTIVVVGGGPTGVEVSGALAEMRNNILPKDYPDLDFKQMKIYLVEGSPKTLGAMSEKSSEQSLKYLKELGVEVITQTVVKSYDGTNALLSNGESIGTKIVIWAAGIKGNVPAGIDASLIVRGNRIKVDRTNKIIGSENVYAIGDISYMETPLYPHGHPQVANVAINQAKNLAVNLIRQVTGNKHYQDEFEYKDKGSMATVGKHKAVVDIPKPKIHFGGWLAWMVWMGLHLVLIVGVKNRLQIFVNWIYKYFTSDQSLRLLFRISFRPVKRDVDIK, encoded by the coding sequence ATGAAAGTAATTATCATTGGCGGTGGATTTGCAGGACTAAAACTTGCCCGCCGGCTTAACAATAAAGAAGACATTGAAGTAACACTTATAGACAAGAATAATTATCACCAGTTTCAGCCATTATTTTACCAGGTGGCAACTGCAGGGCTTGATGCGAGTAATATTTCCTTCCCGCTGCGCAAAGCTTTCCAGGGCAGCAAGAATGTACATGTTAGACTGGCAGAAGTAAAAGAAATACAAACTGCAAATAATAAAATTGTTACTGACATTGGAGATTTTGATTACGACCGTCTTGTAATTGCAACCGGCGCCGATACAAATTTCTTTGGCAATGATGTTTTGAAAGAAAACGCTTTTCCCATGAAATCAACTGTTGAGGCGTTGCAACTTCGTAACAGGCTGATCCAAAATTTTGAAGATGCATTGCTTGTAAAAGATAAAGATCCGCAGGCATTACAGCGCATGATGACCATTGTTGTTGTTGGCGGCGGACCAACCGGTGTTGAAGTAAGTGGCGCACTTGCAGAAATGCGTAACAATATTTTGCCCAAAGATTATCCTGACCTCGACTTTAAACAAATGAAGATCTACCTCGTTGAGGGAAGTCCAAAAACTTTGGGTGCTATGAGCGAAAAGAGTTCTGAGCAAAGCCTGAAATATTTGAAAGAACTTGGTGTAGAAGTAATAACGCAAACTGTTGTAAAGAGTTATGATGGCACGAATGCATTGTTATCAAACGGTGAAAGTATCGGCACTAAAATAGTTATATGGGCTGCGGGCATTAAAGGCAATGTACCTGCTGGTATTGATGCATCATTGATCGTTCGCGGTAATCGCATAAAAGTTGATCGCACCAACAAGATCATTGGTTCTGAAAATGTATATGCCATTGGCGACATTTCTTATATGGAAACCCCTTTGTATCCGCATGGCCATCCGCAGGTAGCAAACGTTGCCATTAACCAGGCAAAAAATCTTGCGGTTAATTTAATAAGGCAGGTTACAGGCAACAAACATTACCAGGATGAATTTGAGTATAAAGACAAAGGCAGCATGGCAACAGTTGGTAAACACAAAGCTGTTGTAGATATTCCCAAACCAAAAATTCATTTTGGTGGCTGGCTTGCATGGATGGTATGGATGGGCCTGCATCTGGTGCTCATCGTTGGTGTAAAAAACCGCTTGCAAATATTTGTAAACTGGATCTATAAATATTTTACATCAGATCAAAGTTTGCGATTACTGTTTAGAATTTCTTTCAGACCCGTAAAACGGGACGTAGATATTAAGTAA
- a CDS encoding MarR family winged helix-turn-helix transcriptional regulator encodes MNFYQSLGYLFFGTRLKRLSEVFLNDVNKIYKKHKINFDASWFPIFYLLSEHGEVSIRYISNELRISHSAASQMVSSLQQKGFIKSTVSKTDARHKVVTFTAKGQKLLQKIQPVWSALQKAMDELGNESMQSKKLLDALTAMENNLQNEGVYERVQKKIK; translated from the coding sequence ATGAACTTTTATCAATCCCTTGGTTATCTATTTTTTGGAACGAGATTAAAGCGGTTAAGCGAAGTTTTTCTTAATGATGTAAACAAGATATACAAAAAACATAAAATAAATTTTGATGCTTCCTGGTTTCCTATTTTTTATTTGCTTTCAGAACATGGTGAAGTTTCTATCCGTTATATATCCAATGAACTTAGAATTTCTCACTCTGCCGCAAGCCAAATGGTAAGCAGCCTGCAGCAAAAAGGATTTATTAAATCAACAGTTTCAAAAACTGATGCAAGGCATAAAGTGGTAACCTTTACTGCTAAGGGGCAAAAGCTGCTACAAAAAATACAGCCTGTTTGGAGTGCTTTGCAAAAAGCTATGGATGAACTTGGCAATGAAAGCATGCAAAGCAAAAAGCTGCTTGATGCCTTAACTGCAATGGAAAATAATCTTCAGAATGAAGGTGTGTATGAAAGAGTACAAAAGAAAATAAAATAA
- the hutH gene encoding histidine ammonia-lyase, giving the protein MNEFKYGIDKLTVQVAINIADGKKRASLSEEAIDNIRASQQHVQEIVNNNKTVYGINTGFGILANTTISAEDTTILQHKILQSHSVGVGENIPLEIAKLMMITKVHALSQGFSGVQLATVERIIWHIENDIIPIVPAKGSVGASGDLAPLAHLFLPLIGLGQVYYKGMLHDTPDVLRKMHVSPIKLGPKEGLALINGTQFILSFAAKAVQRMHNCLEAADIIGAMSLEALTGTKAPFDARLHQLRPYTGNKLVAQRLRLLLHESAIMQSHVDCGRVQDPYSLRCMPQVHGASRNAWLHLKELTEIELNAVTDNPIILSANDTISGGNFHGQPLALPLDYACFAAAEIGNISDRRCYLLLEGKWGLPMLLMKDVGLNSGFMIPQYTTAALVTENKTLCFPASADSIPTSLGQEDHVSMGSISGRKLNQVLDNLEYILAIELLSACQAIEFRRPLKSSELLEYAHDYVREYVGFAAEDRIFADDINKVADIIKDFSFVENVNTFANNKSIELNKGFDMFQY; this is encoded by the coding sequence ATGAATGAATTTAAATATGGTATTGACAAATTAACAGTTCAGGTGGCTATTAACATTGCCGATGGAAAAAAGCGGGCATCGCTTTCTGAAGAGGCCATTGATAACATAAGAGCCAGCCAGCAGCATGTTCAGGAAATTGTAAATAATAATAAAACTGTTTATGGTATCAATACGGGTTTTGGTATACTTGCCAATACAACCATTTCTGCCGAAGACACCACTATACTCCAACATAAAATATTACAAAGCCATAGTGTCGGGGTGGGTGAGAATATCCCGCTAGAAATCGCAAAACTAATGATGATCACAAAAGTTCACGCCTTATCACAGGGTTTTAGTGGCGTGCAATTGGCAACTGTCGAAAGAATTATCTGGCACATAGAAAATGACATTATTCCCATTGTACCTGCAAAAGGTTCTGTTGGCGCTTCCGGTGATCTTGCACCACTTGCACATTTATTTTTGCCACTAATTGGTTTAGGGCAGGTTTATTATAAAGGAATGCTGCATGATACACCGGATGTATTACGTAAGATGCATGTATCTCCCATAAAACTCGGACCGAAAGAAGGTCTTGCATTGATCAATGGCACACAATTCATTTTATCTTTTGCAGCAAAGGCAGTGCAACGCATGCATAATTGTCTGGAAGCTGCAGATATTATTGGCGCCATGAGTTTGGAGGCATTGACCGGAACAAAAGCACCATTCGACGCACGTCTTCATCAACTGCGACCATACACCGGAAACAAACTGGTTGCGCAACGTCTGCGTTTGTTATTGCACGAATCAGCAATCATGCAAAGTCATGTTGATTGCGGTCGTGTACAGGATCCCTATTCTTTACGTTGCATGCCGCAGGTGCATGGTGCTTCAAGAAATGCATGGCTGCATTTGAAAGAGCTTACGGAAATTGAATTGAACGCAGTTACAGATAATCCAATTATTCTCTCTGCTAATGATACGATAAGTGGCGGTAATTTTCATGGACAACCTCTTGCATTGCCATTAGATTATGCATGTTTTGCAGCAGCCGAAATTGGTAATATTTCTGATCGTCGTTGTTATTTGTTGCTGGAAGGTAAATGGGGTTTACCAATGCTGTTAATGAAAGATGTTGGCTTGAACAGTGGCTTTATGATACCACAATATACAACTGCGGCGCTTGTTACAGAAAATAAAACACTATGTTTTCCTGCAAGTGCAGATAGCATTCCAACTTCTCTTGGCCAGGAAGATCATGTAAGCATGGGCAGCATCAGTGGCAGAAAACTGAACCAGGTTTTGGATAATCTTGAATACATTCTTGCCATTGAATTATTAAGTGCATGCCAGGCTATAGAATTTAGAAGACCATTGAAAAGCAGCGAGCTGCTTGAATATGCGCATGATTATGTGCGTGAGTATGTAGGGTTTGCTGCAGAAGACAGGATATTTGCAGATGACATTAATAAAGTTGCAGACATTATTAAAGATTTTTCTTTTGTGGAAAACGTAAACACGTTTGCAAATAATAAATCCATTGAACTGAACAAAGGATTTGATATGTTCCAATATTAA
- a CDS encoding DUF6929 family protein → MKLNLLDYKELRSYPSGSGIEFHDDKIYIVGDDATSVLVTNTRWKKLEEINLFESAEKRISKKLKADLEATAILHLDGRVYLLVMGSGSKDNRAKAILIDTETNKKTEFDCTNFYQRIRTAGIADLNIEGATQVSDCLVFCNRANKTHPDNHFIVTSLDFFRDQQNAPIDIQKVDLSEYEDTMGLSGACYSYKHDWLLFTTSIEDTADSYHDGVIGKSYLGVIEDAYRKIITHRLRVNELIDLPATNKKFNGYKIESVCIQSERKHAMKLHLVADNDTGVSYLFKIRIKF, encoded by the coding sequence ATGAAACTTAATTTGCTCGACTATAAAGAACTAAGATCGTACCCGTCAGGATCAGGTATTGAGTTCCATGATGATAAAATTTATATTGTTGGTGATGATGCAACAAGTGTATTAGTAACAAACACCCGTTGGAAGAAACTGGAAGAGATCAATCTTTTTGAAAGTGCTGAAAAAAGAATTTCAAAGAAACTTAAAGCAGACCTTGAAGCCACAGCTATACTGCATTTAGACGGGCGTGTTTATTTACTGGTAATGGGCTCCGGCTCGAAAGATAACCGCGCCAAAGCTATTTTGATCGACACAGAAACAAACAAAAAAACTGAGTTCGATTGTACAAATTTTTACCAGCGCATAAGAACCGCAGGTATAGCTGATTTGAATATTGAAGGCGCTACACAGGTAAGCGATTGCCTTGTGTTTTGTAATCGCGCCAACAAAACGCATCCAGACAATCATTTCATTGTTACAAGTCTTGATTTCTTTCGCGACCAGCAGAACGCCCCGATCGATATACAGAAAGTAGATCTCTCGGAATATGAAGATACCATGGGTCTTTCCGGCGCATGTTATTCTTATAAACATGATTGGTTGTTGTTCACCACTTCAATTGAAGACACTGCAGACAGTTACCATGATGGTGTGATCGGCAAAAGTTATCTGGGCGTTATTGAAGATGCTTACCGCAAGATCATTACACACAGGCTGCGTGTAAATGAACTTATTGATCTGCCTGCAACGAATAAAAAATTCAACGGTTATAAAATAGAATCTGTTTGCATTCAAAGTGAAAGAAAACACGCCATGAAACTGCATTTGGTTGCAGATAATGATACAGGCGTAAGTTATTTATTCAAGATCAGGATTAAGTTTTAG
- the hutU gene encoding urocanate hydratase, translating into MVQTEKRYDAIKYKTPTGSQLTCKGWIQEAALRMLLNNLDPEVAERPDDLIVYGGRGKAARNFEALDNIIAALKILENDESLLIQSGKPVGILRTHKDAPRVLISNSQLVPNWANWKHFDELEKKGLMMYGQMTAGSWIYIGSQGIVQGTYETYAAAADKHFGGSLRGTLNVTAGLGGMGGAQPLAITMNEGVALIAEVEEWRIDKRLETKYLDEKFTDIDEAIDAALNYKKQGFAKSIGVLCNAVHLLQRLIERKIIPDTLTDQTSAHDPLIGYVPHTLSNEQANVLRKENPQQYIDLSYDSMKLHVELMLQLQKNGAITFDYGNNIRARAQERGLQNAFDFPGFVPAYIRPLFCEGKGPFRWAALSGDPNDITVTDELIMNMFPNNKGMIRWMKMAKERIAFQGLPARICWLGQGEREKAGLAFNELVRTGKVKAPIVIGRDHLDTGSVASPNRETEAMLDGSDAVADWPILNALVNTAGGASWVSLHHGGGVGMGYSIHAGMVIVADGSDDAAARLSRVLRNDPGMGVIRHADAGYELAKETLKKNDLDFTERLK; encoded by the coding sequence ATGGTTCAGACAGAAAAGCGTTACGACGCGATTAAATACAAAACGCCAACCGGCTCGCAATTAACATGCAAAGGATGGATACAGGAAGCAGCATTGCGCATGTTGCTCAACAACCTCGATCCTGAAGTGGCAGAAAGACCCGATGATTTAATTGTATACGGTGGCCGAGGCAAGGCGGCACGCAACTTTGAAGCGCTCGATAATATTATTGCCGCCTTGAAAATTTTAGAGAACGACGAAAGCCTGTTGATACAAAGCGGTAAACCTGTTGGTATTTTGAGAACACATAAAGATGCACCGCGTGTGTTGATCAGCAATTCTCAACTCGTTCCCAACTGGGCTAACTGGAAACACTTTGATGAACTGGAGAAAAAAGGTTTAATGATGTATGGTCAAATGACTGCGGGCAGTTGGATCTATATAGGCAGCCAGGGAATTGTTCAAGGAACTTATGAAACATATGCTGCAGCAGCAGATAAACATTTTGGTGGATCATTGCGCGGAACACTCAATGTTACTGCTGGTCTTGGAGGAATGGGTGGCGCACAGCCATTAGCAATTACCATGAATGAAGGGGTGGCATTGATTGCAGAAGTAGAAGAGTGGCGTATTGATAAACGTTTGGAAACAAAATATCTTGATGAAAAATTCACAGATATTGATGAAGCAATTGATGCTGCATTGAATTATAAAAAGCAGGGTTTTGCAAAAAGTATTGGCGTGTTGTGTAATGCAGTTCATCTCTTACAAAGATTGATAGAAAGAAAAATCATTCCTGATACATTAACAGATCAAACATCTGCGCATGATCCATTGATTGGTTATGTGCCGCACACATTAAGTAATGAACAGGCAAATGTATTGCGCAAAGAAAATCCGCAACAATATATTGATCTTAGTTACGATAGTATGAAGCTGCATGTTGAGTTAATGTTACAGTTGCAAAAAAATGGCGCCATAACTTTTGACTATGGTAATAACATTCGTGCAAGAGCACAGGAGCGTGGATTGCAGAATGCGTTTGACTTTCCTGGATTTGTGCCTGCCTATATTCGCCCGTTGTTTTGCGAAGGGAAAGGGCCATTTCGTTGGGCAGCATTAAGCGGAGATCCAAATGATATTACTGTTACAGACGAACTTATCATGAACATGTTTCCAAATAACAAAGGCATGATACGCTGGATGAAAATGGCGAAAGAAAGAATTGCATTCCAGGGTTTGCCGGCCCGCATTTGCTGGCTTGGCCAGGGCGAAAGAGAAAAAGCAGGTCTTGCATTCAACGAACTGGTACGCACCGGAAAAGTAAAAGCGCCAATCGTTATTGGTCGCGATCATTTGGATACAGGAAGTGTTGCGAGTCCCAACCGCGAAACAGAAGCAATGCTTGATGGCAGCGATGCGGTTGCAGATTGGCCGATCCTCAATGCGCTTGTAAATACTGCCGGCGGTGCAAGCTGGGTAAGCCTTCATCATGGAGGCGGTGTGGGCATGGGTTACAGCATTCATGCCGGAATGGTGATTGTTGCAGATGGCTCAGATGATGCTGCAGCAAGGCTTTCACGCGTGTTGAGAAATGACCCGGGCATGGGTGTTATTCGTCATGCCGATGCAGGTTATGAGTTGGCCAAAGAAACATTGAAAAAAAATGATCTTGATTTTACAGAGCGATTGAAATAA